In Micromonospora sp. WMMA1363, a genomic segment contains:
- a CDS encoding transposase translates to MEFLDHGLMAVGEEVSVAAPKKYPDELRQRAVRLYRESDPKPVIRRLAEQLGVHHEALRNWIRQAEADTGERHDRPTSEMVEENRRLRREVTELRRANEILKAASAYFAAELDPTRRRS, encoded by the coding sequence ATGGAGTTTCTTGACCATGGTCTGATGGCCGTGGGGGAGGAAGTATCCGTGGCAGCACCGAAGAAGTACCCCGATGAGCTCCGTCAGCGCGCTGTGCGCTTGTACCGCGAATCGGACCCGAAGCCGGTGATCCGGCGCTTGGCCGAGCAGCTCGGCGTGCATCACGAGGCGCTCAGGAACTGGATCCGTCAGGCCGAGGCTGACACGGGTGAGCGTCACGACCGGCCGACCAGCGAGATGGTCGAGGAGAACCGCCGGCTGCGCAGGGAGGTCACCGAGCTGCGGCGGGCCAACGAGATCCTGAAAGCGGCGAGCGCGTATTTCGCGGCGGAGCTCGACCCGACCCGGCGACGGTCATGA
- a CDS encoding DNRLRE domain-containing protein produces the protein MQSDYTSDQSAATELKVGTFDGGATKARSFVRFTDLDWLKGKHVQAATIYLWNFHSWSCTPRQWETWQTLYVSPATRWTSQPEWRKRLGYTSTTKGYSSSCADGWVNSSVTGAFADHANGATCCTVNIGLRATSETDNLAWKKFDSMEGAHDPYVTLTYQTPPTVTARATVPSSPCATNPNTPYVNTKTPQLRAQVSDPEGSQVKAEFEWLTGGGTRIGSTIVGPGASGSWLSASVPAGAFSEGGTYSWHVRGNDGLVNGTWSTYCAMIVDTIAPSAMPTVSSSNYPAGGWAGGAGTAASFTFGASGVSDVTSYQYGLDANPPNQSVSASGLGGGASVSVPVSNDGPHTLYVRSVDRAGNQSASKSYQFNVGSAGVTAPKTGDVTAAKTAITAVASSGITSVTYQWRRGDADAWVNIPATDVTKAVGGGAVTWPLASSGGGQFQKVNWDVAKTLNDAEAGPDPLDGPVQLRGSFNGGATSNPVTITFDKNNATAATTSVGPCTVNLITGNCTLSDSDVSVDSYGSDLTVTRSFNTRRAGQTDTANMFGPGWVSGVAVEEADAPYTSLTRTGSLAQVGLPEGDTIGFAKKANVTGGESFHPEIGMEDLKLTYTTSSDSYTLTDLDGNTVTFTRVSGSPAGLYNPTAVTVPGSGQTTTISWESAIAGGATVVRPTRMLAPVPDGVNCATMTRGCRALTFSYATGTTATGTAEAGWGDYLGRVKEISFTAWDPDLPTPAMRTLVLARYAYDNGGRLRATWDPRLDWTDGNGVHHLRDRYSYDADGIITAVTPTAQEPWQLSYTTLPADSGKGRFRAATRSALSAGTATTTVVYRVPTSGTGAPYDMSGAQTARWYQNEPPTDAVAVFPATQVPNGDQAAGMLPSSYERATVSYLDANAREVNTAQPGGSISTTWYDQWGNVTRTLTAGNRTLALTESATDSADQEAGLARDRSTLNTYSPDGQRLMDTWGPGHDVTLPDGSVVRGRAYTANTYDEGAPTTGAPYNLVTTEVRQVRVWDSTTGGWVEHDPRTTKTEYDWTLRQPTATIADPAGLAYKTRTSYDPVTGLVAATTNPAGGATDTTP, from the coding sequence GTGCAGTCGGACTACACGTCCGACCAGTCGGCGGCCACCGAGTTGAAGGTGGGCACCTTCGACGGTGGTGCGACGAAGGCGCGGTCGTTCGTGCGGTTCACCGATCTGGACTGGTTGAAGGGCAAGCACGTCCAGGCGGCGACGATCTACCTGTGGAACTTCCACTCGTGGTCGTGTACGCCGCGGCAGTGGGAGACCTGGCAGACGTTGTACGTGAGCCCGGCGACGCGGTGGACGAGCCAGCCGGAGTGGCGCAAACGGCTGGGCTACACGTCGACGACGAAGGGCTACAGCTCATCCTGCGCGGACGGCTGGGTCAACTCGTCGGTGACCGGAGCGTTCGCCGACCACGCCAACGGTGCGACGTGCTGCACGGTGAACATCGGCCTGCGGGCGACGTCGGAGACCGACAACCTGGCGTGGAAGAAGTTCGACTCGATGGAGGGAGCACACGACCCCTACGTCACGTTGACCTACCAGACTCCGCCGACCGTGACGGCACGGGCCACCGTTCCGTCCTCGCCGTGCGCGACCAACCCGAACACGCCGTACGTCAACACGAAGACGCCGCAGTTGCGGGCGCAGGTCAGCGACCCCGAGGGGTCACAGGTGAAGGCCGAGTTCGAGTGGCTGACCGGCGGTGGCACGCGCATCGGCAGCACGATCGTCGGGCCGGGCGCGTCGGGTTCCTGGCTGTCGGCTTCGGTGCCGGCCGGCGCGTTCAGCGAGGGTGGCACCTACTCTTGGCACGTGCGGGGCAACGACGGCCTGGTCAACGGGACGTGGAGCACCTACTGCGCCATGATCGTCGACACGATCGCACCGTCAGCGATGCCGACGGTGTCCTCGTCGAACTACCCGGCGGGCGGCTGGGCGGGCGGGGCTGGCACGGCGGCGAGCTTCACGTTCGGTGCCTCCGGCGTCAGCGATGTGACCTCCTACCAGTACGGGCTGGATGCCAATCCGCCGAACCAGAGCGTGTCCGCGTCGGGCCTCGGTGGCGGGGCGTCGGTGTCGGTGCCGGTCAGCAACGATGGACCGCACACCCTGTACGTGCGGTCGGTCGACCGGGCGGGTAACCAGTCCGCGAGCAAGTCATACCAGTTCAACGTCGGTTCGGCCGGAGTGACCGCGCCGAAGACGGGTGATGTGACCGCGGCCAAGACGGCGATCACCGCGGTCGCCTCGTCGGGGATCACCTCGGTGACCTACCAGTGGCGGCGTGGTGACGCCGACGCGTGGGTGAACATTCCCGCAACCGACGTGACGAAGGCCGTTGGCGGGGGCGCGGTGACCTGGCCGCTGGCCTCCAGCGGCGGTGGACAGTTCCAGAAGGTGAACTGGGACGTGGCCAAGACCCTCAACGACGCCGAAGCCGGCCCGGACCCGTTGGACGGGCCGGTGCAGCTGCGGGGATCGTTCAACGGCGGGGCGACGTCGAACCCGGTCACGATCACGTTCGACAAGAACAACGCGACGGCGGCGACGACGAGCGTGGGGCCGTGCACGGTCAACCTGATCACCGGTAACTGCACTCTGTCCGACTCGGACGTGTCGGTGGACTCGTACGGCTCGGACCTGACGGTGACCCGCTCCTTCAACACCCGTCGGGCGGGCCAGACGGACACGGCGAACATGTTCGGTCCGGGCTGGGTCTCCGGCGTTGCCGTCGAGGAGGCCGACGCCCCGTACACGAGCCTGACACGGACCGGGTCGCTGGCGCAGGTGGGGCTGCCCGAGGGCGACACGATCGGGTTCGCGAAGAAGGCGAACGTCACCGGTGGCGAGTCCTTCCACCCCGAGATCGGGATGGAGGACCTGAAGCTGACCTACACCACCAGCTCGGATTCGTACACGTTGACTGATCTGGACGGCAACACCGTCACGTTCACCCGCGTCTCCGGCTCCCCGGCCGGGTTGTACAACCCGACGGCGGTCACGGTGCCCGGATCGGGGCAGACCACCACGATCTCGTGGGAGTCAGCCATCGCTGGCGGGGCGACGGTGGTGCGTCCGACCCGGATGCTGGCACCGGTGCCGGACGGGGTGAACTGCGCGACCATGACCCGTGGCTGCCGGGCGTTGACCTTCAGCTACGCCACCGGCACCACCGCCACGGGCACCGCGGAGGCCGGCTGGGGAGATTACCTCGGCCGGGTCAAGGAGATCTCGTTCACCGCGTGGGACCCGGACCTGCCGACCCCGGCGATGCGGACCCTGGTGCTGGCCCGCTACGCCTACGACAACGGCGGCCGACTCCGCGCCACCTGGGACCCACGGCTCGACTGGACCGACGGGAACGGTGTCCATCACCTGCGGGACCGGTACTCCTACGACGCTGACGGCATCATCACCGCGGTGACCCCGACCGCGCAGGAACCGTGGCAGTTGTCCTACACCACGCTGCCCGCCGACTCGGGCAAGGGCCGGTTCCGGGCGGCGACCCGCTCCGCGTTGAGCGCGGGCACGGCCACCACCACGGTGGTCTACCGGGTGCCCACCTCCGGCACCGGAGCCCCGTACGACATGTCCGGGGCACAGACGGCCCGCTGGTACCAGAACGAACCACCCACGGACGCCGTCGCCGTCTTCCCGGCCACGCAGGTACCGAATGGTGACCAGGCCGCCGGCATGCTGCCGTCGTCGTACGAGCGGGCCACCGTCAGCTACCTCGACGCGAACGCTCGCGAGGTGAACACCGCGCAGCCCGGCGGGTCCATCTCCACCACCTGGTATGACCAGTGGGGCAACGTCACCCGCACCCTGACCGCCGGCAACCGCACGCTCGCCCTGACCGAGTCGGCGACGGACAGCGCCGACCAGGAGGCCGGCCTGGCCAGGGACCGGTCCACGCTGAACACGTACTCCCCGGACGGGCAGCGGCTGATGGACACGTGGGGGCCGGGGCACGATGTGACGCTCCCGGACGGGAGCGTGGTCCGCGGTCGGGCCTACACGGCCAACACCTACGACGAGGGCGCCCCCACCACAGGTGCCCCATACAACCTGGTGACCACCGAGGTGCGGCAGGTGCGGGTCTGGGACAGCACCACCGGCGGCTGGGTGGAACACGACCCGCGTACCACCAAGACCGAGTACGACTGGACGCTGCGGCAGCCCACCGCGACGATCGCCGACCCCGCCGGGTTGGCGTACAAGACGCGCACCAGCTACGACCCGGTCACCGGCCTGGTGGCGGCGACCACCAACCCGGCCGGCGGGGCCACCGACACCACCCCGTAG
- a CDS encoding RHS repeat-associated core domain-containing protein, which yields MQPGGQAASGPELQATVTTYDMFNQSRVVTEKTSAGTLRTTTTTYDGAGRAYETSVAASGLGTAVPISRNVYEPATGRLLRVQSMVGGLSTAQVVTGYDSLGRQTSYTDADGVTSTSTYDLLGRVATSTDGKATRTYTYDGGAERRGLLTSVDDSQAGTFTGSYDADGSLTSETWPNGVRVATETDETGTQTGLTYTKPGCGLPDCTLYTESVGESAHGQWRQRSSSLSEQSYTYDRAGRLTSIRDTIGGQCTTRSYGFSASSNRTSASVYGPGTDGACQTATAASSRTWTYDTADRVNTAGYVYDALGRTTTVPAVDTANAAGGNVTVTYHSTNLVNTITQGGRTTDYVLDVTGERIRSWTDNASGSVVQSVHHYDGGEDSPSWTQETADRFTRPVSGLSAMAGIFDSDSGQVDWQLTNLHGDLVAAIHGDDEGLSRTSEADEYGTPRNPADIGTQRYGWLGAKQRAADTPSGIILMGVRLYNTVTGRFLQTDPVYGGSCNAYEYTCADPANKFDVDGKRWCSKWRWSCRKFKKYYNSSRKYYRGAKSGLRWHWRSGECQRLRCIHGSPHSYKRQRQGWRRYENWYCSRGARTRFWIGVVGFVAGFWAGGVPVAGHIVGMEGRCAYR from the coding sequence GTGCAGCCGGGCGGGCAGGCCGCCAGCGGGCCGGAGCTGCAGGCCACGGTGACCACCTACGACATGTTCAACCAGTCGCGGGTGGTGACGGAGAAGACCAGTGCCGGGACGCTGCGCACGACCACCACGACGTACGACGGCGCCGGTCGGGCGTACGAGACCAGCGTGGCGGCGTCGGGGCTGGGCACGGCGGTCCCGATCTCGCGGAACGTCTACGAGCCGGCGACCGGGCGGCTGCTGCGCGTGCAGTCGATGGTCGGCGGGCTGTCGACCGCGCAGGTGGTGACCGGCTACGACAGCCTGGGTCGGCAGACGTCCTACACCGACGCCGACGGGGTCACCTCCACCTCCACCTACGACCTGCTCGGTCGGGTGGCGACCAGCACCGACGGCAAGGCCACCCGGACGTACACCTACGACGGTGGCGCCGAGCGGCGGGGTCTGCTGACCTCGGTCGACGACTCGCAGGCCGGCACGTTCACCGGCAGCTACGACGCCGACGGGAGCCTGACCTCGGAGACGTGGCCGAACGGGGTGCGGGTCGCCACGGAGACCGACGAGACCGGTACCCAGACCGGGCTGACCTACACGAAGCCGGGTTGCGGGTTGCCCGACTGCACCCTCTACACCGAGTCCGTCGGGGAGTCGGCGCACGGTCAGTGGCGGCAACGGTCGTCGAGCCTGTCGGAGCAGAGCTACACCTACGACCGGGCGGGCCGGCTCACCTCGATCCGGGACACCATCGGCGGGCAGTGCACCACCCGGTCGTACGGGTTCAGCGCGTCGTCGAACCGGACCTCGGCGTCCGTGTACGGCCCGGGTACGGACGGTGCGTGCCAGACCGCGACGGCGGCATCGTCGCGGACGTGGACGTACGACACGGCCGACCGGGTGAACACCGCCGGCTACGTGTACGACGCGTTGGGCCGGACGACAACGGTGCCGGCGGTCGACACCGCCAACGCCGCTGGTGGGAACGTGACGGTCACGTACCACTCGACGAACCTGGTGAACACGATCACCCAGGGCGGCCGGACCACCGACTACGTGTTGGACGTGACCGGCGAGCGGATTCGGTCGTGGACGGACAACGCCAGCGGCAGCGTCGTGCAGTCGGTGCACCACTACGACGGGGGCGAGGACAGCCCGTCGTGGACGCAGGAGACAGCCGACCGGTTCACCCGGCCGGTGTCAGGCCTGTCGGCGATGGCGGGCATCTTCGACAGTGACAGCGGGCAGGTCGACTGGCAGCTCACCAACCTGCACGGCGACCTGGTCGCGGCCATCCACGGCGACGACGAGGGCCTGTCCCGCACCAGCGAGGCCGACGAGTACGGCACCCCACGCAACCCCGCCGACATCGGGACGCAGCGGTACGGCTGGCTCGGTGCCAAGCAGCGGGCGGCGGACACCCCGTCAGGCATCATCCTCATGGGCGTCCGCCTCTACAACACGGTCACCGGCCGCTTCCTCCAAACCGACCCCGTCTACGGCGGCAGCTGCAACGCCTACGAATACACCTGCGCCGACCCCGCAAACAAGTTCGATGTGGACGGCAAGAGGTGGTGCAGCAAGTGGCGTTGGAGTTGTCGGAAGTTCAAGAAGTACTACAACTCCAGCCGCAAGTACTACAGAGGGGCGAAGTCTGGCCTCAGGTGGCATTGGAGGTCTGGGGAATGCCAGCGGCTCCGCTGCATACACGGCAGTCCTCATTCCTACAAGCGACAGCGGCAAGGCTGGCGTCGTTACGAGAACTGGTATTGCTCGCGCGGTGCTCGTACCAGATTCTGGATCGGGGTAGTTGGCTTCGTCGCCGGCTTTTGGGCAGGCGGAGTACCAGTCGCCGGGCACATCGTCGGCATGGAAGGTAGATGTGCGTATCGGTGA
- a CDS encoding IS3 family transposase has translation MTFIDEHRDQFAVALLLRVLNIGASTYYAWVKQAEAPCDRDVVDLGLISNIHEIWETSGRTYGADRVHRQLRRDGIYVGRKRVERLMTQQGWQGAFLRRGWRGGSTRQDPRHTPAPDLVGRQFTATGPNRLWVADATRIPCGEGVFWLAAVRDVFSRRIVGWKTSNRCDTDLILAALEYGIWSRDVRDGQLIHHSDRGSNYTSFRFAERLQDNGILPSMGSVGDSYDNALMENFWSTLKIELVYRTSWRTRDEAENAIFAYIDGWYNTRRIQKELGYLSPNEYETAWHTHQRQPAEPPIATPAPAGSR, from the coding sequence ATGACGTTCATTGATGAACACCGTGACCAGTTCGCGGTCGCGCTCCTGCTACGGGTCCTGAACATCGGCGCTTCGACCTACTACGCGTGGGTCAAGCAGGCCGAGGCGCCCTGCGACCGCGACGTGGTCGACCTGGGCCTGATCTCCAACATTCACGAGATCTGGGAGACCTCCGGGCGCACCTACGGCGCGGACCGGGTCCACCGCCAGCTACGCCGCGACGGCATCTACGTGGGTCGCAAACGCGTCGAGCGGCTGATGACGCAGCAGGGCTGGCAGGGCGCGTTCCTGCGCCGCGGCTGGCGCGGCGGCTCCACGCGGCAGGACCCACGGCACACACCGGCGCCGGACCTTGTCGGGCGGCAGTTCACCGCCACCGGGCCGAACCGGCTCTGGGTCGCCGACGCCACCCGCATCCCCTGCGGCGAAGGCGTGTTCTGGCTCGCCGCGGTCCGCGACGTCTTCTCCCGCCGAATCGTCGGCTGGAAGACCTCCAACCGCTGCGACACCGACCTGATCCTCGCCGCCCTCGAATACGGCATCTGGTCGCGCGACGTCCGCGACGGCCAGTTGATCCACCACTCAGATCGCGGGTCGAACTACACATCGTTCCGGTTCGCGGAACGCTTACAGGACAACGGGATCCTGCCCTCGATGGGCTCCGTCGGCGACAGCTACGACAACGCCCTGATGGAGAATTTCTGGTCGACGCTGAAGATCGAACTCGTCTACCGCACGAGCTGGCGGACCCGCGACGAGGCCGAGAACGCGATCTTCGCCTACATCGACGGCTGGTACAACACCCGCCGCATCCAGAAGGAACTGGGCTACCTCAGCCCGAACGAGTACGAGACCGCCTGGCACACCCACCAGAGGCAACCAGCCGAACCACCTATCGCCACCCCTGCGCCAGCCGGCAGCAGGTAA